The sequence ATCCCTTCTTGGTCGACGTAATGCGCTCTTGCAGGTCGCCCATTTCGCTGGCGAGCGTCGGCTGGTAGCCCACGGCGCTCGGCATGCGGCCCATAAGCGCCGACACCTCCGAGCCGGCCTGCACAAAGCGGAAGATGTTGTCGAGGAAGAACAGCACGTCGCGGCCGCCCAGGTCGCGGAAGTACTCCGCAATGGTGAGGCCGGTCAGCCCCACGCGCATGCGGGCTCCGGGGGGCTCATTCATCTGGCCAAAGACGAGCGCAATGTTCGACTCCTTCACAGCCTCCAGGTCTACCTTGTCGAGGTCCCAGCCGCCGTCCTCCATGGCATGCTTGAACTCCTCGCCGTACGTCATCACGCCCGATTCCAGCATCTCCCGGAGCAGGTCGTTGCCCTCACGGGTGCGCTCGCCCACACCGCTAAAGACGGAAAGGCCCTCGTGCGCCTTCGCAATGTTGTTAATGAGCTCCATGATGAGCACCGTCTTGCCGACGCCCGCGCCGCCAAACAGGCCCACCTTGCCGCCCTTGGGCACCGGCTGGATGAGGTCCATCACCTTGATGCCCGTCTCCAGGATTTCCTGCTCCGACGCAAGGTTCTCAAAGTCGGGCGCGTCCTGGTGAATCGCGCGCCGCTCGTCGGTATCGGGCTGTGGCAGACCGTCTACCGCCTGGCCGACGACGTTAAACAGCCGCCCACGGATGCTCTCGCCAATCGGAACGGAAATTGGCTGGCCGGTGGCAATGATGGCCTGGCCACGCTGCAAGCCGTCCGTCGAGTCCATGGCAATCGCGCGCACACGCCGCTCCCCAAGATGCTGCTGCACCTCCAAGATGAGCTCGTCGCCGCTCTCGCGCGGAATGCGCAGGGCATCTAGAATGTCGGGAATGTGCTCGCTCGAAAATTCGGCGTCCACCACCGGGCCAACAACCTCGATGATTTTCCCCTTTATCTCTTCAGATCCTACTTCCATGAGACCGGATGCTTGTTCAGTACGGTGGAGTGGCAAATGTCGTGACGCGCCCACAACATGCGTCTGTTCATGACACCGGAAGACGCCGGGCGAATCGTCATGAAACATAGGAGGTATCGACCGGAATTGCTTCCCGGCTGACGGAAGATGTGCTGCAAACGCCGCAAAGAATTGTGGAATTTGGCGACGTGCGGTCGAACGCGGGCCGCGGCGAACGGTCCATGCTGCGCGCTGCTGCATCTGGCATACGCCAAAACCCCCTGCGCGGGCCGCGCCTCACGCGAAACTTGTTTGTAGGATCGCGACCGCGGTACAATCCTTGATATGGTTTTTTGGTAAAATTGTGTGTAAGGAGGGATGCTGCCCAAAATTGCATCCCGCGTGAGCCGCTCCAAACGGTGCTTTCCCTCCGCGACTGTTGTTGAACATACGTTGAACATGCCTTGAAGTTGTTACGAGGGGTTTCTTAATTACACAAATGCGTATTAAACCCCACCAAAAACAAATGATCGATGACCCATGGACAATCCGGTTGACCGCACCATTCGCGTGATGACGATTGGCGTAGGGCTCGTTAGCCTCGTGATGTATGTCGTATTTACGCTGATGTAATATCGTAGGCGCCAGCGCTAAGGCGTCGTAACTTTAGGGCCAGCCAGGGGGGCAAAGGAATCCATTGGGGAGTGGATGTGGTACGGTTATGCCTACCGCCACCAAATGAATAGCTTGTCGTACCGCAATCCCTATGGGAGAACTGCTCGTCGTCGGAGATCGCATCCTTATTCAGCCCAGCGATGGGGAAGAACAAACGTCTGGAGGGCTGGTGCTTCCGGAAACGGTTGCGTTGCAGGACAATGTGCGAAGCGGATATGTGGTGAAGACGGGCCCCGGCTATCTGATGCCGAACCCGGAGTACACCGAGGACGATTCGTGGAAGCCTGATGGGAGCATGGTTCGGTACTTGCCGTTGCAGGCGGAGCCTGGTGATTATGCCTTTTTCTTGCGCGACAAGGCGATTGAACTGCGCTACAACGACCAGGAATACCTGATCGTGTCGCACGGGGCGGTGCTGGCCCTGGTGCGCAATCCGGAAGAGGAGCCGTCGGATACAACGCTCGACGACCTCGACGATCTGTGGGCTGACGAGTAGCGGCGCTATGAAGGTTGGGCGGAGGGCTGATCCCACCACGGCGTTTCGTCTTCTTCCGCATGAGGAGGGGGAACGGTAGGCTGCTGGGCCTCGGGGGCGTGCTCCGTGCCTTCGAGGGATGGGAGCGTCGCGCTGTAGAAGAGGTAGCGCACGTAGCGCGCGAGGGAGAGCGCGGGCAGCGCTTCGCGTCGTGCGAGCACCTTTTGTCGTTCGGTGGATTGCACGCGCTTCTTCTCTTTCGCACGCGCGATGCGGCGTTCG comes from Salisaeta longa DSM 21114 and encodes:
- the atpD gene encoding F0F1 ATP synthase subunit beta; the protein is MEVGSEEIKGKIIEVVGPVVDAEFSSEHIPDILDALRIPRESGDELILEVQQHLGERRVRAIAMDSTDGLQRGQAIIATGQPISVPIGESIRGRLFNVVGQAVDGLPQPDTDERRAIHQDAPDFENLASEQEILETGIKVMDLIQPVPKGGKVGLFGGAGVGKTVLIMELINNIAKAHEGLSVFSGVGERTREGNDLLREMLESGVMTYGEEFKHAMEDGGWDLDKVDLEAVKESNIALVFGQMNEPPGARMRVGLTGLTIAEYFRDLGGRDVLFFLDNIFRFVQAGSEVSALMGRMPSAVGYQPTLASEMGDLQERITSTKKGSITSFQAVYVPADDLTDPAPATTFAHLDATTVLSRQLSSQGIYPAIDPLDSTSQMLNERTLGTEHYQTAQDVKEILQRYKELQDIIAILGMDELSDEDKQAVNRARRVQRFLSQPFFVAEQFTGTPGAYVSVEETIRGFRMILDGELDHLPERAFLLKGTIDEVIEDGEKMLEDA
- a CDS encoding co-chaperone GroES, which translates into the protein MGELLVVGDRILIQPSDGEEQTSGGLVLPETVALQDNVRSGYVVKTGPGYLMPNPEYTEDDSWKPDGSMVRYLPLQAEPGDYAFFLRDKAIELRYNDQEYLIVSHGAVLALVRNPEEEPSDTTLDDLDDLWADE